In a single window of the Hoyosella subflava DQS3-9A1 genome:
- the mftF gene encoding mycofactocin biosynthesis glycosyltransferase MftF (Members of this protein family, MftF, are glycosyltransferases, members of PF00535 (glycosyl transferase family 2). The encoding gene is found as part of the mycofactocin cassette, in Mycobacterium tuberculosis, many other Actinobacteria, and occasional members of other lineages. Mycofactocin itself, a putative redox carrier, is a heavily modified derivative of the C-terminal Val-Tyr dipeptide of the mycofactocin precursor MftA (TIGR03969).), giving the protein MTATPRPADSVRVKLHRDVRVYGDTSILMGGEPLRALRLKPQASRLISNRELRVNDALSRSLAERLVSAGLASTVTETLPEASLADVTVIIPVKDRSDELDRALSAITGAVATIIVDDGSDEPQKVAAVAVKHGAHLVALPVNQGPAAARNAGLREVTTPFVAFADSDVAVTPDALALLLRHFADDRIAVAAPRIVGRAGTNWIARYEAACSSLDLGPEPALVKPGSRIAWLPSACFAARVAALADGFDERLRCGEDVDLMWRLAEKWRIRYDPSVHAMHEHRDELWPWLARKKFYGTSAAPLASRHGDVVAPAVLTPWIGAVSGLLLVQRKWSVTLLAVLLAITGYRASCLLEAPPQTRAEIGARLAVRLLTGSATQASALLVRHWWPIALTSALFSRRARRALLLAVLTDGLTEYRHTKPQLDPVRFLVARRLDDLAYGSGVWAGAIRQKAPRALLPRMRGFTMGGLRPQAFGGVHSPH; this is encoded by the coding sequence GTGACCGCGACACCACGTCCCGCAGATAGCGTGCGAGTGAAGCTCCATCGCGACGTTCGCGTCTATGGGGACACCAGCATCCTCATGGGCGGCGAGCCACTGCGTGCGCTGCGGCTCAAGCCCCAGGCAAGCCGCCTTATCAGCAACCGCGAACTGCGGGTCAACGATGCGCTGAGCCGGTCGCTCGCCGAACGGCTCGTCAGCGCTGGCCTCGCTTCAACTGTCACGGAAACACTTCCGGAAGCCAGCCTCGCTGACGTTACCGTCATCATTCCCGTAAAGGATCGCAGCGACGAACTCGATCGGGCATTGAGCGCGATCACCGGTGCCGTCGCCACGATCATCGTTGATGACGGATCGGATGAGCCACAGAAAGTCGCTGCGGTGGCAGTGAAGCACGGCGCTCATCTGGTGGCTTTGCCGGTCAATCAGGGGCCGGCGGCTGCGCGCAACGCGGGGCTTCGTGAAGTGACAACGCCGTTTGTCGCTTTTGCTGATTCTGACGTCGCAGTGACCCCGGATGCGCTTGCGCTGTTGCTCCGTCATTTCGCCGATGACCGGATCGCGGTGGCAGCACCGCGCATTGTGGGCCGGGCGGGCACGAACTGGATCGCGCGATACGAGGCGGCGTGCTCCTCACTTGACCTCGGGCCCGAACCCGCGCTGGTCAAGCCGGGCTCGCGTATCGCGTGGCTTCCGAGCGCATGTTTTGCGGCGCGTGTGGCGGCGCTGGCTGACGGTTTCGATGAGCGGCTGCGCTGCGGCGAGGACGTCGACCTGATGTGGCGTTTAGCCGAGAAATGGCGGATCAGATATGACCCATCGGTTCACGCGATGCACGAACATCGTGACGAGTTGTGGCCCTGGCTTGCCCGCAAGAAGTTCTACGGGACGAGTGCCGCTCCGCTCGCATCAAGGCACGGTGATGTCGTTGCGCCAGCTGTGCTGACACCGTGGATCGGCGCGGTCAGTGGACTGTTGCTCGTGCAGCGGAAATGGTCGGTCACCCTACTTGCTGTGCTGCTCGCCATCACTGGGTATCGTGCGAGCTGCCTCCTAGAAGCACCCCCACAGACGCGGGCCGAAATCGGTGCGCGACTGGCGGTTCGGCTGCTCACCGGCAGCGCAACGCAAGCAAGTGCACTCTTGGTGAGGCATTGGTGGCCAATCGCGCTGACATCGGCACTCTTCTCGCGGCGCGCCCGGCGCGCGCTGCTGCTAGCGGTGTTGACGGACGGCCTCACAGAGTATCGCCACACCAAACCCCAACTCGACCCGGTGCGGTTTCTTGTCGCGCGAAGACTCGATGACCTTGCGTACGGATCTGGTGTGTGGGCCGGCGCGATAAGGCAGAAAGCGCCGCGTGCGCTTCTCCCGAGAATGAGGGGATTCACGATGGGAGGTTTGCGCCCTCAAGCTTTCGGCGGGGTTCATTCTCCCCACTAG
- a CDS encoding mycofactocin-coupled SDR family oxidoreductase — MNDGTVALVTGAARGMGAATVHALAAQGYRVLAVDSCAGDGPARPHEVKYALASASELLAVAEKYDDAQVQPHIADVRDRKAMEHAAAAAVTAFGQLDVAVAAAGVIAGGQPLWETSNAELHGMWETNLVGVWNTAAACVPHMLTGPDPSRCRFVAVSSAAGTHGLYHLAAYSASKHAVVGLVKGLAADLAGTGVTAAAVAPGATQTDMLEGTARLYGLTTSEDLGKSALIRRLLAPEDLAGVIALCCSREGAALNGSVVSADGGFRP; from the coding sequence GTGAATGATGGCACGGTTGCACTTGTTACGGGCGCGGCGCGTGGAATGGGAGCAGCGACCGTCCATGCGCTCGCTGCTCAGGGATACCGTGTCCTTGCCGTGGATAGCTGTGCAGGCGATGGCCCGGCGCGTCCACACGAAGTCAAATACGCACTCGCGTCAGCAAGCGAACTCCTCGCCGTAGCGGAGAAATACGACGATGCACAAGTTCAGCCACACATTGCGGATGTGCGAGACCGAAAGGCGATGGAACACGCGGCGGCGGCCGCGGTCACTGCGTTCGGGCAACTGGACGTCGCAGTAGCTGCGGCGGGTGTGATTGCTGGCGGACAGCCACTTTGGGAAACCTCCAACGCGGAACTCCACGGCATGTGGGAGACCAACCTTGTCGGCGTGTGGAACACGGCGGCCGCGTGCGTGCCGCACATGCTGACGGGACCAGACCCATCACGATGCCGGTTTGTTGCAGTCTCCTCCGCTGCGGGAACGCATGGCCTGTACCACCTTGCCGCCTACAGCGCGTCTAAACATGCCGTGGTTGGGCTGGTAAAAGGGCTGGCAGCCGACCTGGCAGGCACGGGTGTCACGGCAGCCGCGGTCGCCCCCGGCGCTACCCAGACGGACATGCTCGAAGGTACGGCACGACTCTATGGCCTCACCACATCGGAAGACCTGGGCAAATCGGCATTGATCAGGCGCCTCCTCGCGCCCGAAGACCTCGCCGGAGTGATCGCCCTGTGCTGCTCCCGCGAGGGTGCAGCGCTGAATGGTTCCGTGGTGAGTGCGGACGGCGGTTTCCGCCCGTGA
- the mftE gene encoding mycofactocin biosynthesis peptidyl-dipeptidase MftE, whose amino-acid sequence MNDLSRTHWNDIAEQPIVLLPLGSVEQHGPHLPLYTDTAIAMAVANGVAGRMSGKSYVAPALFYGSSGEHQSFPGTVSIGQDALKVMLIELVRSLSHWASRVVVINAHGGNVRALAAAVKQMRYEGHIVAWAACATENVDAHAGYTETSLMLHLDPGSVDLSRAEAGNTAPIGELLSQIIAGGVAAVSPNGVLGDPRGATAEEGARVLECMITEITQRVDAGEPDSKGFLTLPDRSWV is encoded by the coding sequence GTGAACGACCTCAGCCGCACCCACTGGAACGACATTGCGGAGCAACCGATTGTGCTGCTCCCCCTTGGATCCGTGGAGCAGCATGGTCCGCACCTGCCGCTATACACGGATACAGCAATCGCAATGGCTGTCGCCAACGGGGTGGCGGGAAGGATGTCCGGGAAATCGTACGTCGCGCCGGCACTGTTCTATGGCTCCAGCGGTGAGCACCAGTCGTTTCCCGGAACGGTGTCAATCGGGCAGGATGCGCTCAAAGTGATGCTCATCGAACTGGTCCGTTCACTCTCGCACTGGGCGAGTCGGGTCGTGGTCATCAACGCGCACGGCGGCAACGTGCGGGCTCTCGCTGCTGCCGTGAAGCAGATGCGTTACGAGGGGCATATCGTTGCATGGGCGGCGTGCGCGACCGAGAATGTCGACGCGCACGCCGGATACACCGAGACGTCGCTCATGCTTCACCTTGATCCAGGAAGCGTTGACCTATCACGTGCGGAGGCGGGAAACACCGCACCGATCGGTGAATTGCTGTCCCAGATTATCGCTGGCGGGGTCGCAGCAGTCTCGCCGAATGGGGTGCTCGGCGATCCACGCGGTGCCACCGCAGAGGAAGGCGCGCGCGTGCTCGAGTGCATGATCACAGAGATCACGCAACGGGTTGATGCGGGGGAGCCAGACAGCAAGGGTTTCTTGACCCTCCCGGATCGGAGTTGGGTGTGA
- the mftD gene encoding pre-mycofactocin synthase MftD (MftD, an enzyme found in the mycofactocin biosynthesis locus, performs an oxidative deamination of 3-amino-5-[(p-hydroxyphenyl)methyl]-4,4-dimethyl-2-pyrrolidinone (AHDP). The resulting compound, now called pre-mycofactocin (PMFT), is a biologically active redox cofactor that can oxidize the non-exchangeable NADH of TIGR03971 family SDR-type oxidoreductases.): MARNSWFETVAIAQQRAKKRLPKSVYKALIAGSEKGVSYVDNLTAFSELGFAPHVAGLSAKREMSTTVMGQDISFPVLISPTGVQAVHPEGEVAVARAAAARGTAIGLSSFASRTLDDVVEANPQTFFQMYWMGDRDYTVRRMERAKSGGAKGIIVTLDWSFSMGRDWGSPTIPETMNLKAMLKLAPEVITRPSWLFEFAKSGSIPDLTAPNLDDPQNETPAPTFFGAYGQWMQTPPPTWDDIAWMRQQWDGPFMLKGISRVDDALRAAEIGVSAISVSNHGGNNLDTTPAPIRMLPSIVNAVGDDVEVLLDGGIRRGSDVVKALALGARAVMIGRAYLWGLAANGQAGVENVLDVIRGGMDSALLGLGHSTIHDLSPDDVVIPPGFTRELGVPARHK; the protein is encoded by the coding sequence ATGGCGCGAAATTCCTGGTTCGAAACTGTCGCGATCGCGCAGCAGCGGGCGAAAAAACGTCTCCCGAAATCCGTGTACAAGGCGCTTATCGCTGGCTCGGAAAAGGGGGTGAGCTATGTCGACAACCTGACCGCTTTCTCCGAACTTGGCTTCGCGCCGCACGTGGCCGGACTGTCAGCGAAGCGCGAGATGTCCACCACCGTCATGGGGCAGGACATCTCGTTTCCAGTTCTCATCTCACCCACCGGTGTTCAAGCCGTGCACCCCGAAGGTGAAGTTGCCGTCGCGCGTGCCGCCGCTGCTCGCGGCACCGCGATAGGACTGTCGTCGTTCGCCTCGCGCACACTTGACGACGTGGTCGAGGCGAACCCGCAGACGTTCTTCCAGATGTATTGGATGGGCGACCGTGACTACACGGTGCGGCGGATGGAGCGCGCAAAGAGTGGGGGCGCGAAGGGCATCATCGTCACGCTCGACTGGTCATTCTCAATGGGCCGGGACTGGGGCAGCCCGACTATCCCTGAGACGATGAACCTCAAGGCGATGCTCAAGCTCGCCCCAGAAGTCATCACGCGCCCGAGCTGGCTGTTCGAGTTCGCGAAGTCGGGCAGCATCCCCGATCTCACCGCGCCGAACCTCGACGATCCCCAGAACGAAACGCCTGCGCCAACGTTCTTCGGCGCGTACGGACAGTGGATGCAGACACCGCCGCCCACGTGGGACGACATCGCGTGGATGCGCCAGCAGTGGGACGGCCCGTTCATGCTCAAAGGGATTTCGCGCGTCGACGACGCGTTGCGGGCAGCAGAAATTGGGGTCAGCGCGATCTCCGTTTCTAACCACGGCGGCAACAACCTCGATACGACCCCAGCGCCGATCCGGATGCTCCCCTCCATTGTGAACGCGGTCGGTGATGACGTTGAGGTGCTGCTGGACGGCGGCATCCGGCGCGGTAGCGACGTTGTCAAAGCTTTAGCGCTGGGCGCTCGTGCGGTGATGATCGGGCGCGCGTATCTTTGGGGTCTTGCCGCGAACGGTCAGGCTGGTGTCGAGAATGTACTCGACGTCATCAGGGGCGGAATGGATTCGGCGCTTCTCGGGCTCGGTCACTCGACCATTCACGACCTGAGTCCCGACGATGTTGTCATCCCGCCGGGCTTTACCCGTGAACTCGGAGTGCCCGCCCGTCATAAGTGA
- the mftC gene encoding mycofactocin radical SAM maturase (MftC is a radical SAM/SPASM enzyme that catalyzes the first two steps in biosynthesis of the electron carrier mycofactocin from the terminal Val-Tyr dipeptide of the precursor peptide MftA.), producing the protein MTTVEQRPAGGSLVEQFEYGLDAPICLTWELTYACNLACVHCLSSSGRRDPRELTTEQCEAVIDELQRMQVFYVNIGGGEPTVRSDFWHLLEYAVSHNVGVKFSTNGVRITPDKARFLASTDYVDVQISLDGATADVNDHVRGPGSFDMAIRALQNLNDAGFRDAKISVVVTRQNVGQLDEFKAIADSFGATLRLTRLRPSGRGADVWDELHPTAVQQRELYEWLLRAGDNVLTGDSFFHLAGFGETLPGLNLCGAGRVVCLIDPIGDVYACPFAIHDQFLAGNILADGGFASVWQTSELFRDLRSPQTSGACTSCHAFDKCRGGCMAAKFFTGLPLDGPDPECVQGYGEAALESRGAIPKASQDHSHSAKPRPPKRKTEPVLLTLGKPAPPVRACAENPLAGFDPHSKGS; encoded by the coding sequence ATGACGACCGTTGAACAGCGCCCGGCCGGCGGATCGCTCGTCGAGCAGTTCGAATACGGGCTCGACGCCCCCATCTGCCTGACCTGGGAACTGACGTATGCATGCAACCTCGCGTGCGTGCACTGCCTCTCCTCCTCCGGCCGCCGTGATCCACGCGAACTCACGACCGAGCAATGCGAAGCGGTGATCGACGAACTTCAGCGGATGCAGGTTTTCTACGTCAACATCGGCGGCGGCGAACCGACCGTTCGTTCCGATTTCTGGCACCTGCTCGAATACGCCGTCAGTCATAACGTCGGCGTGAAGTTCTCGACGAACGGCGTCCGGATCACGCCGGACAAGGCGCGCTTCCTCGCATCGACAGACTACGTGGACGTACAGATTTCCCTTGATGGCGCTACGGCGGATGTCAACGACCACGTTCGCGGCCCCGGCTCGTTCGATATGGCCATCCGGGCACTCCAGAACCTCAACGACGCGGGGTTCAGGGACGCAAAGATTTCCGTCGTCGTGACCCGGCAGAACGTCGGACAGCTCGACGAGTTCAAGGCGATCGCCGACAGCTTTGGTGCGACGCTGCGGCTCACACGGCTACGCCCCTCCGGACGCGGCGCGGATGTGTGGGACGAACTGCACCCGACCGCAGTCCAGCAGCGGGAGCTCTACGAGTGGCTGCTCAGAGCCGGTGATAACGTGCTGACCGGCGATTCGTTCTTTCACCTCGCCGGGTTCGGTGAGACTTTGCCTGGACTGAACCTATGCGGTGCGGGACGCGTGGTGTGCCTCATTGACCCGATCGGCGACGTGTACGCGTGCCCATTCGCGATCCACGACCAGTTCCTCGCGGGCAATATCCTCGCGGACGGAGGCTTCGCCAGCGTCTGGCAGACGTCTGAGTTGTTCCGCGACTTGCGGTCGCCGCAAACGTCCGGCGCGTGCACCTCATGCCACGCGTTCGACAAGTGCCGCGGCGGATGCATGGCCGCAAAGTTCTTCACCGGCCTTCCTCTTGACGGTCCGGACCCTGAATGTGTCCAGGGCTACGGCGAGGCTGCACTAGAGTCACGCGGCGCTATTCCTAAAGCGAGCCAGGACCACTCCCACAGCGCAAAGCCCCGGCCGCCTAAGAGGAAAACGGAACCGGTGCTTCTCACACTGGGTAAACCTGCCCCGCCGGTCCGTGCGTGCGCGGAGAACCCGCTCGCCGGGTTCGATCCCCATTCGAAAGGCTCATGA
- the mftB gene encoding mycofactocin biosynthesis chaperone MftB (MftB, a small protein, is a peptide chaperone that assists the radical SAM enzyme MftC in performing two modifications to the C-terminal Val-Tyr dipeptide of the mycofactocin precursor peptide, MftA. MftB's role is analogous to the role of PqqD in the biosynthesis of PQQ, a cofactor that derives entirely from a Tyr and a Glu in the precursor PqqA.), giving the protein MSVFSDEAFLSEGWALSPSVALRPEPFGALAYHFGNRRLTFLKRPELVELVRGLAESDSVRGALSAADVPAQQWPAYLKALRGLAAADMIRPQLASGATP; this is encoded by the coding sequence ATGTCCGTCTTCAGTGACGAAGCGTTTCTGAGTGAGGGCTGGGCGTTATCCCCGTCGGTAGCGCTTCGTCCTGAGCCCTTCGGTGCGCTCGCGTATCACTTCGGCAATCGGCGGCTGACGTTCCTGAAGCGCCCCGAACTCGTCGAACTGGTGCGCGGGCTCGCCGAGAGCGATTCGGTCCGGGGTGCGCTGAGTGCCGCCGATGTCCCGGCCCAGCAATGGCCGGCGTACCTCAAAGCTCTGCGCGGACTTGCCGCCGCGGACATGATCCGCCCCCAGCTAGCCTCAGGAGCCACACCATGA
- the mftA gene encoding mycofactocin precursor MftA (Mycofactocin is a small molecule electron carrier derived from the final two amino acids, Val-Tyr, of MftA, the mycofactocin precursor. It plays a role in redox homeostasis and the metabolism of alcohols and aldehydes in Actinobacteria, including Mycobacterium tuberculosis.): MSSAPENSVTETGSDVLASEDLVEDVSIDGMCGVY, encoded by the coding sequence ATGTCGAGTGCACCCGAGAATTCAGTCACGGAAACAGGTTCCGACGTGCTCGCCAGCGAGGACCTTGTCGAGGACGTGTCCATCGACGGCATGTGCGGCGTGTACTGA
- the mftR gene encoding mycofactocin system transcriptional regulator (MftR, the mycofactocin system transcriptional regulator, is an uncharacterized TetR family DNA-binding transcription factor. Its role is inferred by context. It occurs as part of the biosynthesis locus for mycofactocin, a partially characterized electron carrier derived from the terminal Val-Tyr dipeptide of the precursor peptide MftA, through a radical SAM enzyme-mediated process.) has protein sequence MTRPQQGRQGRPSATSHAWIERVAFDLFESKGFEATTVDDIARAAGIGRRTFFRYFDSKNDIPWGQFDASLVSFRETLRTMPSTLPVHVAVHQGVLAFNTYPPEAVPQHRQRMALILKTPALQAHSVLRYAEWRAVIADFVAARMSLPASDLLPRTIGHVSLALAVTAYEHWLENPSEDLLVVLDNAMTGLQEYLTAPSGPNVSSS, from the coding sequence GTGACTCGACCGCAGCAGGGACGCCAGGGCCGTCCCTCGGCGACGAGTCACGCATGGATCGAGCGCGTCGCGTTTGACCTGTTCGAGAGCAAGGGTTTCGAGGCAACCACAGTCGACGATATTGCGCGCGCTGCCGGAATTGGCAGACGCACATTCTTCCGGTACTTCGATTCCAAGAACGACATCCCCTGGGGGCAGTTCGACGCGAGCCTCGTGTCCTTCCGGGAAACATTGCGCACGATGCCCAGCACACTGCCCGTTCATGTTGCCGTTCACCAAGGCGTGCTGGCCTTCAACACCTACCCTCCCGAAGCAGTACCCCAGCATCGGCAACGCATGGCGTTGATTCTTAAAACTCCTGCACTCCAAGCGCATTCGGTGCTGCGATATGCGGAATGGCGAGCGGTTATCGCCGACTTCGTCGCCGCGCGGATGAGTCTTCCCGCGAGCGATCTTCTCCCGCGCACAATTGGGCACGTCAGCCTTGCTCTCGCCGTCACCGCGTACGAACACTGGCTTGAGAATCCGTCCGAGGACCTGCTGGTCGTTCTTGACAACGCGATGACCGGGTTGCAGGAGTATCTGACCGCCCCGAGTGGTCCGAACGTTTCTTCAAGCTGA
- a CDS encoding AMP-binding protein encodes MISYTSGISDTPLIGDTIGDTFDRTVAAFGDREALVDRPSGRRWTYAALADEVNTVAAGLIALGVRKEDRVGIWAPNCAEWVFTQLATAKIGAILVNINPAYRTQELEYVLNQAGIKVLVAAAAFKTSDYQAMVAEVRPKTTRLEHAIFLGSSEWHSIFTSGADSLRADADIVRKAQAKLSADDAINIQYTSGTTGFPKGATLSHHNILNNGFFVGELLSYTEEDRVCIPVPFYHCFGMVMGNLACVSHGSTMVIPAPSFEPQATLQAVSEERCTSLYGVPTMFIAELNEPDFDGYDFSNLRTGVMAGSPCPVEIMKQVIERMGMAEVSICYGMTETSPVSTQTRKNDSIEHRVSTVGQVGPHLEIKIVDPATGQTVPRGTPGEFCTRGYSVMLGYWDQPDKTAEAIDAARWMHTGDIAVMDDEGYVSITGRIKDMVIRGGENVYPREIEEFLYTHPDVLDAQVIGVPDEKYGEELMAWVQLREDAEPLTAEALREFCTGKLAHYKIPRYVHIVDEFPMTITGKIRKVEMREIAKQLISG; translated from the coding sequence ATGATCAGCTACACATCTGGCATTTCCGATACACCTTTGATCGGCGACACAATCGGCGACACATTCGATAGGACGGTGGCAGCCTTCGGCGATCGCGAGGCGCTCGTCGACCGGCCAAGCGGCCGACGATGGACGTACGCCGCGCTCGCAGACGAGGTGAATACAGTTGCGGCTGGCCTGATTGCACTGGGCGTCAGGAAGGAAGACCGCGTCGGCATTTGGGCTCCCAACTGCGCGGAGTGGGTGTTTACCCAGCTTGCTACAGCCAAGATTGGTGCCATCCTGGTCAACATCAACCCGGCGTACCGAACGCAAGAACTCGAATACGTCCTGAACCAAGCCGGCATCAAAGTCCTTGTCGCGGCAGCAGCCTTCAAAACCTCCGATTATCAGGCAATGGTCGCCGAGGTTCGCCCGAAAACTACCCGGCTCGAACACGCGATCTTCCTTGGCTCATCCGAGTGGCATAGCATTTTCACGTCCGGCGCCGACTCTCTCCGTGCGGATGCGGACATAGTGAGGAAAGCCCAGGCGAAGCTCAGCGCTGACGATGCCATCAACATTCAGTACACGTCTGGCACCACCGGATTCCCGAAGGGCGCCACCCTCAGCCATCACAACATTCTCAACAACGGCTTCTTTGTCGGGGAACTGCTCAGCTACACAGAAGAAGACCGCGTGTGCATTCCGGTGCCCTTCTATCATTGCTTCGGCATGGTGATGGGCAACCTCGCATGTGTCAGTCATGGTTCAACGATGGTGATCCCTGCGCCGTCGTTCGAGCCCCAAGCGACGCTGCAGGCCGTGTCCGAAGAACGCTGCACGTCTCTCTACGGCGTACCCACGATGTTCATCGCTGAACTGAACGAACCTGACTTCGATGGCTACGACTTCTCGAATCTGCGCACCGGCGTCATGGCTGGGTCACCGTGCCCCGTCGAGATCATGAAGCAGGTAATCGAGCGGATGGGCATGGCGGAAGTATCCATCTGTTATGGCATGACCGAGACATCACCGGTTTCCACACAGACCCGCAAGAATGACTCGATCGAGCACCGCGTCTCAACGGTGGGTCAGGTCGGCCCGCATCTCGAGATCAAGATTGTTGATCCCGCCACCGGCCAGACAGTGCCCCGGGGCACGCCAGGAGAGTTCTGCACGCGCGGGTACTCGGTGATGCTCGGATACTGGGATCAGCCCGACAAAACTGCCGAAGCGATCGACGCGGCTCGGTGGATGCACACCGGCGACATCGCAGTGATGGATGACGAGGGGTACGTCAGCATCACTGGACGCATCAAAGACATGGTCATTCGCGGCGGCGAGAACGTGTATCCGCGTGAAATCGAAGAGTTCCTGTACACGCACCCCGACGTCCTCGACGCCCAGGTAATCGGCGTCCCGGACGAGAAGTACGGCGAGGAGCTCATGGCGTGGGTGCAGTTACGGGAAGACGCTGAGCCACTCACAGCCGAGGCCCTGCGTGAGTTCTGTACCGGCAAACTCGCGCACTACAAAATTCCGCGCTACGTCCACATCGTCGATGAGTTCCCGATGACGATCACCGGGAAGATCCGCAAGGTCGAGATGCGGGAAATCGCCAAGCAACTGATCTCAGGGTAG